ccaccatcaccaccgtaTCCACTGTAACTTCCGTATCCACCTTCATCCCCGTATACCCCATAACCCGGATACGATTGCTGCGAcgggtaatatggttcatcaacaggtgcattctcaacaccgtatccactttgttgcacgtacggagattcatacccgtatccgtaatctggacacacttgatgcgccgggtaatttggttcatcaacaggtggagtGGGAGTCTTGTTCAAGTCTGGCAACTGTGTTTCTTGATTAACAGGGActccagacacaacctcctcctcctcattggcagcatttgatccccatgtgtcgttagaataacgattaccgaaataattatccttccaaaatgatgacattttaacaagGTTGAACCAAAAACTAACAATTtactgaagaagaagatgaaaaggaaagcaAAGTATATGTCGGGTGATGGGTAACAGATATGAATGGAGGGATAAATAGACTTTCATCTGGCatgtcaatacgcagcgtattgatCCCTACTCACCGTATTACTTTATTCACGTGCCCTGGACAACATCGTATCAGGTCAAATCAGTCTATCAATACggtgcgtattgatcaatacgcacccTATGTAAGACTGATTTGACATGGTACTAGGTTTGACTGTCTGGTCGTGCACCTACcacttatatacgctgcgtattgaccaatacgcagcgtattcaggtaaccctatacgctgcgtattgaccaatacgcagcgtatgcaAACCCTAATTGTGCAGATAGCCTGACTTGGTGTGCAGATAGTGAGAGCCTAGTTAAATACAACAGTGATTGATTTTAAGTTAGTGATTTATGTGTTGGTGTAGGGTGTGATAAAGCTGATGGGCTTTTAAGTGATTGGTGGGGGGTATTCTGGGACCATTATACTTCAAAGACACATGCTGGATCTAATGCTGGTCAGGATATATCACGGAATCCTCTGCGCAGGTGATCATTAATGGTAATCTGAGTTGATCTCTGCGCTTGTGTGCTTGTAGATTAATGTATATTGTATGTATTTGTGCATATGTTATGTAGGCTCAAGCTGATTTTCAGGGCCTGTCTCAAGCCCAGGCCCAGACTGAGATTCTGGCTCATGTATGGACTTTAGCCAACAATCGGATGTTAGGTTTTGATACTTATGCTGGGACATTGGGACCAATATGGTACAACAATACTATGCTAAGAATGTGAACATGCTGAGTGAGCCTATGCGGACTTCTACATGGAATGATGATCAGTTTGCCGGAAAAGGATGTTATGTACCAATCGGTTGATAGATAATCCGTTGAGTGGATCAAACTCAAAAGAAATTAGCAAGAAGCAAGAGTAGCAATTTAGAGAGAATATTAGACTTTCATAATTTTCATTCATATCTTTTCATAGCAAACCAATAATACATATATAGGAAAAGCAAAGGAAATATCAATGCCTAAAATAATGCAGGTAATGGAAACGTGAGAGATAAAAGCAAACATTAAGGGAAACATGTAGAAGTGGAAAACTCCACTCCTATTATTATGCATGAAACATGGGTAGGCACATATCATTCCACCCCACTTAAACAATCCTTGTCCTCAAGGATTAAGTCGGATCATTAGCGGTGCACCACGGTGGCCGCCACTCGGTTCTCCCAGCAGCATTCGGAGCAGTTTTAGTgaagccccacggtgggcgccagtCAAGGTTTGGGGTTGCTTTCGCTGCAGACGGTGTGGGTGATGATGCCCGTTTCACAGCTAGTGTCGGTACAACATAAGGAGCTTGTCTTGGTGTTGGTGTAGGGACTGTTGGTTGCGGTTGGGTAGCGGTTTGTGGTGGTGTGGTGGGAACGGGTGACACGGCTGGTGGTGTTGCGGCAGAAGCGGGTGACAGGATAAGTGGTGCAGTGGCGGAAGCTTGTTTCGGTGGTAGTGAGGCAAATGGTGGTGTCGCGGCGGAAGCGGTGTGGCTGTAGGTTGCCCATCTTTGGGACTCCATTTTTAGAAGATTGATCATCTCTAAAAGAGTCGACTCAATCCGACTAAATGTAGCCTTCACTTCAAGAGCGTCCATTGATAGGGATCAAgaccgctctgataccaattgttatgTACCAATCGGTTGATAGATAATCCGTTGAGTGGATCAAACTCAAAAGAAATTAGCAAGAAGCAAGAGTAGCAATTTAGAGAGAATATTAGACTTTCATAATTTTCATTCATATCTTTTCATAGCAAACCAATAATACATATATAGGAAAAGCAAAGGAAATATCAATGCCTAAAATAATGCAGGTAATGGAAACGTGAGAGATAAAAGCAAACATTAAGGGAAACATGTAGAAGTGGAAAACTCCACTCCTATTATTATGCATGAAACATGGGTAGGCACATATCAAAGGAGCTCCCTGAAGGTCTAATCACTCTTGAAGATAATCCTTTCTTCTATCTCAATATGGTGTAATTGGTTCTTGTCATTACAACTAGAAACAAGTGTAGACGGTGTTTGTTTTTACCGCGAATACAATTGGCAAACTTAATTTTTCACCTCCTTGAAGGGACTACAAGTCCAAGAAATTCCTGAGTCATTTGGTACTATGATATTACTAGGAAAATGGGAGATGAAGCATGCTTTACTTTATCTAGTGAAATGCCTAGTCATTTGGTATTTTGATACTCTCCCTAATTTGTAACACCTCTTTTTAGCTCTTGTTTCCTTATTTCTATTTTATTGGATCTTCTTTATTATTGTAACCAGAATTCCATATTGGCTTACTTGTAATAGGTTTGGTCATGAGAACGCTTATAGTAATCATTTATAACATGTTGATTTTTCACAGCGCTAGTACAAGAATCCGGTACTATTTGACTGCACATGGCAATGTTAAACTTTAAAATTCTGAAATTTCATTCAATTCAACTATACCTCTTATATCATTTGTAAATGAATGATGCTTTTACTGTAAACTTTTTTGAGATATTGTTGATTtattatctgatttcgcttgtacTTTATTAATGGATTGTTGATTCTGGAATATAGACCGTATTCCTATTCCTATTCCTGTACACAATGGTGTGTATGAGCTGAATCCGAAACCCGACATTTTCAACGCATACGAACTGTATGATCCTATGAGCAAAGCTGATACGGTCCGTATTATCCTAAAACTAATAATATGTGGTGACCTCACTATGCGGATCGTAGGGTCTGCTGACCAAAAGTATTATTGTCTGTATTGCAGTGAAATTTAGATTATGTGACAATGTCATAATTAATACAGATCATATGTCCAGATGATCAAACTTGATAGAGTCTATATTATGCTTTTGGCATAAACCAATCTTGCTAGGATAAgcattttaaacatgttttaaacccGCAAAAAGATTTAAATTAAATTGTAAATCTGAGACATAAAACACAAGGTTAAGAGGATCAAGGAAACTAAGGAAACACCACACTTGTTTTACTCAATGCCGTTTacaaaaaataattaataaaaagtgatttGCCAAAACTTTGGAAAATAAGCCGACACAAAATGGTAGTAGGTATGGACCTAAACAACATCGAGAAGTTTCTTTTTCAAACAATCACAGGTGAAGTGATATTCGAGATCTTTGGTCTGCAACTGCTTTGTGAACGGAAATTACTCGTGTATGAAGAAAACTGTCAATTAGATTTCATCATATGTGCTGTAATACAGATCTTTGATATGCACACAAGTGAACTAACAAATCTAACTCTTTAAGATGACAAATTAGTAATCGGATTTTCATTTCTATAAAATGAGTTAGTAAATTAATCAAACTCATAATTTTAACAATAGGACCGGATTCGGATCTTGAACACAAGGATTGTAGGTCCCGATACGGATTGTTGGACGAACGTGATTTCTTGTTTCGGATGCCGTAGCGAGTGCGGAATCTAAGCTACGACAGAAACCAAGCGAGATAATGTAATACACAATAAGATTCACCCTTAAACGATTCTGTGTATTGATTTCTACCAAGTTTCGGTACAATATTCAAACAATACAAAGCTCCGATCACTCTCACACTCTCAATTTTTTGAATGAATCCTATCCTGTTGTATTTATAGGCGATACATCACGTTACACGCGAAAATAAAATACTACGCATGAAACAAGACGAAGCAGGCACGGAATATTTGCTATATGTTACACGAACTAGACCATGTTCACACATATATTTGGTGTGTCTCATGTATTTGGTGTTGCATGCATGTTTACATATATTTGGTGTGATTTATACAATTCATGCACTCCTGTTTCGTGTGTATTTATAAAGATACAGGCATGTGTTCAATAATCATGACATCATCAtcgtgatgtcatgatgatgtcagtCTCGTTTCGTATCGTATGGTTGTCTTCGTCACTTGTATCTCATATGCCGAGTCGAAGAACTGACGGAGGAGCGCCGTCGACTTCGGTCGCGACTTGAACAGTCTCGAACGTTACTAGTGGCATCCACACTAATTGCATCAACAAACTCTCCCTTGGATGATGCTCATGATGTTCGACTTCACACTGATGGATCTTCAGAACATCTTCACTTGTCACAGACAGTAGGTGCAACAAGTTCCCCCTTGAATGTAGCTTGTGAATCTGTTGATCTTCAAAGCTTCATATCCTCGTGGTGTTGATGAGTGGTCAACTGCAACTTGATTATCTTGATCCACTGATTGCATCCATGTTGTATCGTCAATTCATAGCTTGTGAGGTGGCAACTTTCATGGGAGACCAACTTTCATTCAACAACCAACCGTCAAAATTTTGAAAGTTTCAAAATTGTTCAATTTTagatctttaactttcaaaatttATCAACTTCGACCATTTATGAAGATTCGATTGTTTTCCGGCTTACAAACAGGTTTTAGATGGATATGattcgagttccaacatcggccAATAAAAAATAAGGTAGAACAAAATGGCCGAGTTAGTGAGATACGTGATCTGATAACGATTTGGGTATGGAATATTGCACCTCTCCTCAAATATTCTTTTTTATGTGAGGTGGCATCATCTTTCTATTAAAATCAGAATGCATATAAGTTATCCGCACATATATATATTAATGAACATCCACAAATTTAAGGGGTAAGTGATGAACAAGactaaaacaaaatataaaatgGAGGGGGTAGAATAGTAAATGTCACACCTTACCCATACACACGCACAACCATAAAAACCTAGTTTTCAACAATTCGACCTACGTATCTTTTTCAGCCAGTGCCGCCGTACACAACCCTAACTGGTAACGATCATTAACAATGTTAGAGGAAAAGAGGCGACGTGATCTCAGGGTAAACCTTCAATCTTGTTTGCTATTATTATTATGACGAGATTTCCAGTTTTGTATTTTCATAAGCTTTCGGTTTTCTTACTTGTATTTGGTTTAATCATGCAGGGAACTGAAGAACTTACATGTTACTCGATCATAACATGTTGAGAATTCATAGGTTATAACAAGTTTCCTGGACTGCACACGGTAATGTTATTTCTGAAATTTCAGTTCAAGTGCCTTTTagatctgttgaaaatgactatAGATTTTGTTGATCTTCCATCTGATTTTGCTGCTGCTTAGTTTATTGCAAACAGACCACATTAATTAGAGATCGCTTTGTTTTCACCACCAATTCACAGTAGAATATATCTTAGTTTCTGTCTATGGTTGGTTTCTCATGCTTGAATGGATTGTTGGTTTTCTATGTTTGGATCCATGGATAGCTATGTCGTTAGAGCTTGGTTTTCCTCAGGGATTTTAATTGATTGTTTAATACAATGGTAGTTGAATTTCTAAAGATATGAAGAGAGTTAGATAATCTTTATAAGTAATCTCTATTACTGTATAAAGCATCTCcttaatcatatttttattgtttcatcctgaacttttttatttttttttatctttggTTTGTATATTGGTATGCTATGGGGATTCTTTCCTCGTATTGATGATGCTAAAGACCCAACCAACTATAATTCAATACTAGaaacactactagaaaaatgATCATTTTTTTCCAACGGAAAAAAATGCGttaaaaattttggaaaaattgcaACGCATTGCAACACATTTCCAACAATCACTTATTAGAATATCTCAAACAATGATTAATAAAGCTATCAAAAGTTCCGTTGAAAATCGTCACAATTTGTAACACATCTGCAGATGAATCAGAAAGGATTGATTCATGAGGTTATTTTCGGCCTTTGAGctgttaatttattattattgtgTCATTGAAATTGGAATTCGGAAGTTGTCGATTCATGAGGTTGAGTTGATCAAGGAGGAGTGTGTGGAATTGTTGTATAACTGGTGTTATAGGTAGAATGTTGTTTGGAAGGGTATAGTGTGGGTTTTTGAATCCTAATTAGTAAGTTTCACTGAGGTGGGGCAGAGTATGTAGCATGATTGTCTGATGAACAATGTTTTATGGTGGTGTTTTGTTATCTGGTTTGTTGGCTGTGAAAATTCcctttatttttttcattttgtattgtaattttgttttcattttttcaGTTTCTTCCATCCAAATTCTCAACTATAGTTTGTTCATGCATTGCAGCAAACGAGGGTTGCTGCTTAATGGGAAGACtctttttgattttattcatttttCAAAAGAGAATTCACCTAAAATGAGTATAGGAGGGAGAGCTCAGTTTATGTCGACTATCAGCTTGAAGTCGTGTTATATGAAGATAAACTCTTTAAGCACGTTTGGGCTTTCCTTTTCTATTTTTGTTATATTTGAGCTTTCCTTTTTATTTGCTACTGAGATTTCTGTATCCACGATTTGTGCCATAAATCTTTCAGTTAACCTTTCAATAATTGTTTTGATATAGTTTACTActattaaaatatttttatattttgacttgtttatatcttattttcttatttataacagcttttatttttcttatatgaattatatatatatataataattagaTTTTTATTGTATTTGTAAAATAGTATTAATATAATAATTGTTAAGGCCTATTATTAAACTAGCTCTAAACAAGTCTAAAACCCCTAAAACTAGTATTTTTTTACTTTGCGCCTCACTTAAAAAAGCCCTCGCTTTTTTAGCGCCTTGCGCTTAGGCTCCAGGCGAGACATGTGTCTTAAGTGCGCCTTGCGCCTTTGACAACGTAGCTAACACGGGATCAACTTAATGTTTGGTTTTGCAGTTGAGCTGTTCAGATGTGGAGAAATGCCTATCTTTTCGGTTTCCACAAATTCTGAAGCTGTTGTATTGCAACAAGTACGCGTTATTGTTACGGCAGCAGAGCTCGGGGAAAAAGATATATCGCCTTTGGACGTGCATTCATACAACAATACTTCTACTGATAAGCTTCCTGAAGATCAAAGGTAGTTAATGGTTGAAGTTTATGTAATATGTATCTGTTCTCATTGCATTCTCGAAATAAAATTACAGTTTGCTATGCTTTTGTTTTCAGGCCAAGAACAAGAGAGGTCATATTCTTCTACATATACAACAATGATAGGTTGCACAAGACACAAGGTACTTCTTATTTACTGAAGAGTAAGTATGCTTGTACATAAAGcaaaaaagaccgaattgccctttacaGCTTGATTGGTTTCAACTTTCAAGCCTTTTAATGAGTCAATCCCTCTATAAAAGAGAGCCATAAAATGAACATTTAGGCCAAGAAAGTTAAGAAATATGGGAGAGGTGAAGCTTTTCTGGACATGGACAGGCCCATATGCTCAGAGGATTGTTTGGGCACTCAAACTGAAAGGCATAGAGTATGAAACAATGTTCGAAGATCTTGCGAACAAGAGTCGTTTACTACTCGAATACAATCCTGTTCACAAGAAAGTCCCGGTTTGGTTGCATGATGGAGCACCCATATGCGAGTCGCTTCTGATTCTCGAGTATGCTGACGATAAATGGAACACAACTGCTCGCTTATTACCCGACGGTCCGCTTGCCAGAGCCACCACACGTTTCTGGGCAAAGTTTTGTGACGACCAGGTAAATCATCAGTGATTGGTCTTTTGTTAATTACCATATGTGTACACAATACGGTTCGGTTTTGATAGTCTGACAGTTAGGTTGCTGTTTGGAACTTGGAGCTCTAATCTATATTAGTTAGTTAATTCTTCATTTTTGGAATGTGCAGATTATAATTATAAATGGAAAATCATCGATTTATCATTTTACAGCTTTAACCAAACtaacgatttaaaaaaaaaacagccAGATTGTCAAAACCATCAAATCGCTAAAACCAACCGACCTGTACCATGAACAAAACTGCAGTTAGCGACTTAGCAACTGATAGTGTTTATCAGGTTGTGTTTGTATCTGCTAAGTTCACTGCATCCTCCTGTGCGGTCATACTTCTGTTTATGCTCTTCAATAATAGTTAATATATGCAGGTTTTTAGACTATGAATGCGTAAAACGGATGCAATTTCTTCTTTTTTAATTACATTCCATTCTTCTTGAAATCAGATAGTTGGAAGAAAGCTTTATCCTCGAGAAAAGGCGTTTAACTTCTGGTAAGTCACGAGCTGTATAAGGCTGTAATCGAGCTCAAGCTCGACTCGTAAAAACTTCGAGCCGTAACTGCAAGAACAAAGAATAAAGAACAAGAGCGTCTTCGTGTTGATAAAGAGCTCGGTAATATCCGCACTCGTTTTTGAAACGAAAAGGTTACTTTCCTCTTTTATATATATGCTATAAGTATTTGAATACTTTTATTTTTGATATATGCATTTTGCACAGTGGTTAGTGTAACTGAAATTGTGAATTAGTTTAGGTTAAATGTTAAGCCAAGTGAATTTTGCAAGTTAGGTTAGGTTTAGGTTGATTGAGGGAAATTTTGCAAGGGGAACGTTTGTAATTGAACTCAATTGACCTAAAAAGGTTGAGTCAACGTAGCTAAGAGATTCAGAATGCTTAATTGTGAATAGAAATAGTGTGTATGTGAGATGAGGATATTTGAAAtaagattgttgatcagtgtgaATAGAAACAGTGTGTATGTGAGATGAGGATATTTGAAATAAGATAGTTGATTAGTGTGACATgaattgaaatttgaaaatcaGTTGTGTTTACCTAGCTGAGATGATTTAGTCATGTTTACGGCACACATTTTGGATGCATTAAGATCTTGGAGGTGTAGAACCACTCTTTACATCTCTCACTGgatctatgcagttaatatcacCGGTTTTCTGGTGAGATATTGGATGCGTTGCTGTTGGCACACCCGGACGTGTTTTTGGCATGTTGCGCAGATAGTCCCTTCGTTCTGATTACATCAAGACGTTTGCTCTTGATGAGGCTGATGAAATGGTTTCAATGGGGTTCAAGGATCAGGTATATATGGTCAAATTATTACATTTTAATAGGAATAATCAGTGCGTAAGAAGTGGTTTTTCTTGTTCCAGATCTATGATATCTTCCGGTTGTTGCCATCAAAGGTTCATGTTGACGTGTTCTCCGCAACAAACCAGTTAGGATTCTTGTGAAGCGTGATGAACTCACTTTGGAAGGTATTAAAAAAAGTTCTATTTGAATGTGGAGAAAGAAGACTAGAAGTATGAAACACTCTGTAACCTTTGCGAGACGTTTGTTTTGTGGTTTATCATATGTTTGTCTTTTTAGACATATACGCATGTTAGTTTGTGGTTTAAAAACACTAGAACTTGCGTTATGTATTATTTTCGGGTGAATTTAAAGCAGGTTTTTTTACTCTTTTCTATATAATTTTTTGGTGATTTTTCATGCAATTTTcagcaaaaagaaaaaaaaaacaaatttataCAGTAATTAAATTTTCGagtttttgtttaaattttttataaatatttcgtTACAAATGCGTTGCAAACTCTTTAAGAAATGGCGAAGGAAATGCGTTACAAATAAATTTCCAACGCATATTTCTGTTGCAAACACGTCACAAATCTTATGCAAGAGTAATTAAAGAATTGTAGGAAATGCGTTACAAATTTCCAACACAATATTTTCGTTGCAAATAAGTTGAAATTTGCGTAGTAAATGCATTGCAAAAGGTTTTCCACAgggctttttccaacattaggtTTTTTTACAAATGCGTTGCAAATTCAGATTTGCGACACATTTGTGACGGAAAAACATGTTGAAAAGTTCcatttttctagtagtgaaaGATTGTCCTTAAAGGATTCGTACCATATGTGTAATCAATGAAGTTGGTTGAAGGTGATTATGGAACACATGTTTATAATGACTGATTATGGAACACATGTTTATAATGATTGTTTTGTGATATAGATGGCATTTGAGTAGGTTGAGTGATAACTTGAACTTTTAAATTGTGTAGAAAAATGTAAGTTGCGGTCACCTGTAACCATTTTGATGTTCAACATGGTATTTGACCATGTGTTAGTTGTTGATCATTTGCTTATGATTAGATCATTATATGGTAGGCATTATTTATGTGTGGTTAGCAATTGATATTCAATCTATATATTACGTCCAGCGTTTCTACTTGGAATACCATTgtatattttctttttcaaactcTATTACTAATATGATTGTAAAGGTTTGACTCTCATTTTTAGGAGGTTCATAATATCATCCAATGCCCATCAGCTACACCTCAAAGCCCATCTCCAAATGAACATGACACAAGTGGTAACCATGAAGAGGCACATGTATAAATGTGATTCAAGGAAAGTGATCAAAATCAGTTGAATGATGTGGCGGGAGAAGAACCATAATGAATGATAAGCAAATTCATATTGTGGTAAAGGAGAAGAGGTTTGAAAAGGTGTAGGTCCGGCTagcggaggatctagtcgcctaatccttgttaccgaacacacccggttgtgcggaaaCCAACCGGAGATGCAAACCGAGATCGAGATCGACACGAGAACTACACAGAGATTCACTGATTAACacactttatatatataagaTGAGTTTAAGTTACACGATTACAATACAAGGTTCACACACTAAACTCTCTCTAGTTCTCTCTGGTTCTCACACTTGTGTCTCTCGTTTTCTTCTGTCTGATATGTGCTGTTTATATAGGACCAGCATCGACGAAATAGAAGCAGGTCTCGACGAAATGCTTTGATATCTCGACGATACAAGCAGGTCGACGAAATGACAAAGTCGAGTCTtcaaagtcgacgaaacacatcCTTGTTTGGTCGACATGCATGGAAACAAATGGGTGTTCGGCCCAGGTGAATGGTTTCGGCCCATGTTGCATTCTGATTGGCCCAAACTCAATTCACATGCACGCACATATAGCAGATTTCTTCATGAACTTGTATTTAGTCaacatgtgacatcatcatgacatcatcatgatgatgtcatgatgatgtgtacACGGGATTTgttcgcggctctccgtgcttcgtgTGTCgaaactctggggcgcacgacggaggaatgtcgtgacgtcgggcttgagccggacctaaccgtgtcgaaaccaagttgaaccgaaccgagtcgaaccgagtcgagtcgcgtccacaaaaggtgtatcaacaaactcccccttggacgctactcgtgaggttcatcttcgatgtcttccatgtcggaggatcttcaaagtcttcacgcgtcgtaagcagaaagtgtatcaacaaactccccattttatttaggaagtgtgttaacaaactcccccttaagaA
This is a stretch of genomic DNA from Helianthus annuus cultivar XRQ/B chromosome 16, HanXRQr2.0-SUNRISE, whole genome shotgun sequence. It encodes these proteins:
- the LOC110916317 gene encoding uncharacterized protein LOC110916317 isoform X1, giving the protein MHCSKRGLLLNGKTLFDFIHFSKENSPKMSIGGRAQFMSTISLKSCYMKINSLIELFRCGEMPIFSVSTNSEAVVLQQVRVIVTAAELGEKDISPLDVHSYNNTSTDKLPEDQRPRTREVIFFYIYNNDRLHKTQGPYAQRIVWALKLKGIEYETMFEDLANKSRLLLEYNPVHKKVPVWLHDGAPICESLLILEYADDKWNTTARLLPDGPLARATTRFWAKFCDDQIVGRKLYPREKAFNFW
- the LOC110916317 gene encoding uncharacterized protein LOC110916317 isoform X2, with the protein product MSIGGRAQFMSTISLKSCYMKINSLIELFRCGEMPIFSVSTNSEAVVLQQVRVIVTAAELGEKDISPLDVHSYNNTSTDKLPEDQRPRTREVIFFYIYNNDRLHKTQGPYAQRIVWALKLKGIEYETMFEDLANKSRLLLEYNPVHKKVPVWLHDGAPICESLLILEYADDKWNTTARLLPDGPLARATTRFWAKFCDDQIVGRKLYPREKAFNFW
- the LOC110919526 gene encoding classical arabinogalactan protein 4-like; this encodes MDALEVKATFSRIESTLLEMINLLKMESQRWATYSHTASAATPPFASLPPKQASATAPLILSPASAATPPAVSPVPTTPPQTATQPQPTVPTPTPRQAPYVVPTLAVKRASSPTPSAAKATPNLDWRPPWGFTKTAPNAAGRTEWRPPWCTANDPT
- the LOC110916317 gene encoding probable glutathione S-transferase isoform X3 translates to MPIFSVSTNSEAVVLQQVRVIVTAAELGEKDISPLDVHSYNNTSTDKLPEDQRPRTREVIFFYIYNNDRLHKTQGPYAQRIVWALKLKGIEYETMFEDLANKSRLLLEYNPVHKKVPVWLHDGAPICESLLILEYADDKWNTTARLLPDGPLARATTRFWAKFCDDQIVGRKLYPREKAFNFW